A genome region from Thalassotalea euphylliae includes the following:
- a CDS encoding TrkH family potassium uptake protein, producing the protein MQYRNIIRILGLLVALLSVTMLPPAVVSLIYRDGGGVPFLMAFMWCLFIGLALWYPNRRKKYDLRAREGFLIVVLFWTVLASFSAIPLMLLETPNLTTTDAFFESFSGLTTTGATILTQIDGLPHAVLFYRQQLQWLGGMGIIVLAVAVLPMLGIGGMQLYRAETPGPVKDSKMTPRIADTAKHLWYIYLSLTIACAVAYWLAGMSVFDAICHSFSTIAIGGFSTHDASMGYFNSPVINLICVVFLIIAGINFALHYAAVQNKSIRNYFADPEFKFFITLQVILTAICFTVLMSHNTYQSADVALDQALFQSVSISTTAGFATTSFADWPTLLPLLLIFASFIGGCAGSTGGGMKVVRVVLLYLQGVRELNKLVHPKAVFTIKLGRKALPDRVIEAVWGFFSAYAAVFVICMLLLLASGMDDISAFTAVAACMNNLGPGLGEVAANFASINDFSKWVLIVAMLFGRLEIFTLLVLFTPAFWRN; encoded by the coding sequence GTGCAATATAGAAACATTATTCGTATTTTAGGGCTACTAGTCGCGCTACTCAGCGTTACTATGTTACCGCCTGCTGTTGTGTCACTCATTTATCGCGATGGTGGCGGTGTTCCTTTCTTAATGGCCTTTATGTGGTGTTTGTTTATTGGTCTTGCCCTGTGGTACCCAAATAGACGGAAAAAATATGATCTCAGGGCGAGGGAAGGCTTTCTTATCGTTGTGCTGTTTTGGACGGTATTAGCAAGTTTTTCAGCGATTCCGCTGATGTTGTTGGAAACCCCAAATCTAACAACAACCGATGCTTTTTTTGAATCTTTCTCAGGGTTAACCACCACAGGGGCCACTATTTTAACGCAAATTGATGGCTTACCTCATGCGGTGCTGTTTTATCGTCAGCAATTGCAATGGTTAGGTGGCATGGGGATCATCGTACTCGCGGTAGCGGTACTGCCCATGCTAGGGATCGGTGGGATGCAGCTCTATCGTGCGGAAACTCCTGGGCCGGTAAAAGACTCGAAAATGACCCCCCGTATCGCCGATACCGCCAAGCATTTATGGTATATCTACCTATCGTTAACTATTGCTTGTGCGGTTGCTTATTGGTTAGCGGGTATGTCAGTTTTTGACGCCATTTGTCACTCGTTTTCGACGATTGCGATTGGCGGCTTCTCCACTCATGATGCCAGTATGGGCTACTTTAACAGCCCAGTGATCAACTTGATTTGTGTTGTCTTCCTTATTATCGCCGGCATTAACTTTGCGCTGCATTATGCTGCGGTGCAGAACAAGTCTATTCGTAACTATTTTGCCGACCCTGAGTTTAAGTTCTTTATCACCCTACAGGTGATTTTAACGGCGATATGTTTTACTGTGTTGATGAGCCATAACACTTATCAAAGTGCAGATGTTGCCTTGGATCAGGCATTGTTTCAGTCAGTTTCTATTAGTACGACAGCCGGCTTTGCTACCACGTCTTTTGCTGATTGGCCCACCTTGCTGCCATTGCTACTTATCTTTGCCAGTTTCATTGGTGGCTGTGCGGGCAGTACTGGTGGTGGCATGAAAGTGGTGCGCGTTGTCTTGTTGTACCTGCAAGGTGTGCGTGAGCTTAACAAGCTTGTTCATCCTAAGGCGGTGTTTACCATTAAATTAGGTCGTAAAGCGTTACCAGATCGTGTTATCGAGGCGGTCTGGGGTTTCTTCTCTGCTTATGCGGCAGTCTTTGTTATTTGTATGTTGTTGTTACTAGCCTCTGGCATGGACGATATTAGCGCCTTTACTGCGGTAGCAGCCTGTATGAATAACTTAGGCCCTGGGTTAGGCGAAGTTGCCGCGAACTTTGCGTCGATCAACGACTTTAGTAAGTGGGTATTGATTGTCGCTATGCTGTTTGGTCGTTTGGAAATATTTACCTTACTTGTTCTGTTTACCCCTGCGTTTTGGCGTAATTAA
- a CDS encoding YigZ family protein, whose translation MAEPGRSSKEIKAQEVNAKGVYAKGVYAKEVKGKECTSAPGYLIATDEVLIETVVNRSRFLCYLFPCTSYQVMKARLTELQQAHPSANHHCYAFVSGAPQDSQTYGFSDDGEPSGTAGRPMLAMLQGSGVGEVAAIVVRYFGGVKLGTGGLQRAYGGAVKEALPALPTHHKVLTETRLLSVSYQQVSDIQHLIKSTNTQVLEEQYLENIKFVLAIPIDQLKLFEQQLLTLSSGTLHLEKHLEKSGGA comes from the coding sequence TTGGCTGAGCCAGGTCGTTCGTCTAAGGAAATAAAAGCGCAGGAAGTAAACGCCAAGGGAGTATATGCCAAGGGAGTATATGCCAAGGAAGTAAAGGGTAAAGAGTGCACCAGTGCGCCGGGTTATTTAATTGCGACTGACGAGGTACTCATTGAAACCGTCGTCAATCGCAGCCGCTTTCTATGCTACTTGTTTCCTTGTACCAGTTACCAGGTAATGAAAGCCAGACTGACCGAGCTGCAACAAGCGCACCCCAGCGCTAATCATCATTGCTATGCCTTTGTCAGCGGTGCACCGCAAGACAGTCAAACCTATGGTTTTTCAGATGATGGTGAACCTAGTGGCACCGCTGGTCGACCTATGCTGGCGATGCTGCAAGGCAGTGGCGTAGGTGAAGTTGCCGCGATTGTCGTCCGCTATTTTGGTGGCGTAAAGTTGGGTACAGGTGGCTTACAGCGCGCTTACGGTGGTGCTGTTAAAGAAGCACTGCCTGCGCTGCCAACACACCATAAGGTGTTAACAGAAACACGCTTGTTAAGTGTCAGTTACCAACAAGTCAGCGATATTCAGCATTTAATCAAATCAACCAATACTCAGGTCCTCGAAGAGCAATACCTAGAAAATATCAAGTTTGTATTGGCTATCCCCATTGATCAGCTTAAACTATTTGAACAACAATTGCTTACCTTATCTAGCGGGACATTACACTTAGAAAAGCACCTAGAAAAATCGGGTGGCGCTTAA
- the pepQ gene encoding Xaa-Pro dipeptidase encodes MTNFANVYPAHINELQARARNVLNRENLEGLVIHSGKELKVFLDDNSYPFKVNPHFKHWLPLTNVTNSWLLINGHDKPVLIYYQPVDFWHKVETLTDDFWTPFFDIKVITNAAEVDALLPYDKANYAYIGEHIEVAKALGFEQINPDGALSYLHFHRAYKTPYEQALMRLSNERAVAGHLAAKAAFMAGESEFEIQRAYLQATSHTDSETPYGNIVALNENAAILHYTALERNKPEQHRSFLIDAGANYHGYASDITRTYAYEQNDFAALIARMDKLMLNAVDGLKPGKSYVELHCETYLDIGRVLAEFNLIHCSAEVAAEQGIVSTFFPHGLGHHLGLQVHDVGGFMADERGTHIDTPAQHPFLRTSRAVEAEQVYTIEPGLYFIDSLLADLKASEHSNAINWAQVEKFKPFGGIRIEDNIIVHQSHNENMTRDLNLG; translated from the coding sequence ATGACTAACTTTGCCAATGTTTACCCTGCCCATATTAATGAACTTCAAGCACGAGCACGTAATGTGCTTAATCGTGAAAACCTTGAAGGATTAGTGATCCATTCAGGTAAAGAATTAAAAGTATTCTTAGACGATAATTCGTATCCTTTTAAAGTAAACCCACACTTTAAACATTGGTTGCCATTGACCAATGTAACTAATAGCTGGTTATTGATTAACGGTCATGACAAGCCAGTTTTAATTTATTATCAACCAGTGGATTTTTGGCACAAGGTTGAAACATTAACAGATGATTTTTGGACACCGTTTTTTGACATTAAAGTGATCACCAATGCCGCTGAAGTCGATGCGCTGCTGCCTTACGATAAAGCAAACTATGCTTATATCGGCGAGCATATTGAGGTCGCTAAAGCCTTGGGCTTTGAACAAATTAATCCAGATGGCGCATTAAGTTACCTGCACTTTCACCGTGCGTACAAGACCCCATATGAACAGGCATTGATGCGTTTATCAAATGAACGCGCAGTGGCAGGCCACTTAGCAGCAAAAGCGGCCTTTATGGCGGGCGAATCTGAATTTGAAATTCAACGTGCTTACCTGCAAGCTACGTCACATACCGATAGCGAAACGCCATATGGCAATATTGTTGCGCTTAATGAAAATGCGGCGATACTTCATTACACAGCGTTAGAGCGCAATAAACCTGAGCAGCACCGTTCATTCTTGATTGATGCTGGCGCCAACTATCACGGCTATGCGTCAGATATTACGCGTACCTATGCCTATGAGCAAAACGACTTTGCAGCGCTTATTGCGCGTATGGACAAGTTAATGCTTAACGCGGTTGACGGCCTGAAACCCGGTAAGAGTTATGTTGAATTACACTGCGAAACTTACCTTGATATTGGCCGCGTGCTGGCGGAATTTAACTTGATTCATTGCAGTGCAGAAGTTGCGGCTGAACAGGGCATAGTCTCAACCTTCTTCCCACATGGCTTAGGTCATCACCTAGGCTTGCAAGTACACGATGTTGGCGGCTTTATGGCGGATGAGCGCGGTACTCATATTGATACACCTGCACAGCACCCATTCTTGCGTACCTCACGTGCTGTTGAGGCTGAGCAAGTCTATACCATTGAGCCGGGTTTATACTTTATTGACTCTTTGTTGGCTGATCTCAAAGCAAGTGAGCACAGCAACGCGATTAACTGGGCGCAAGTGGAAAAATTCAAACCATTTGGCGGTATTCGCATTGAAGACAACATTATCGTTCATCAATCACATAACGAGAATATGACTCGAGACTTAAACCTTGGCTGA
- a CDS encoding transglycosylase SLT domain-containing protein: MLPNKRLISFCFVAGTAISGLLGSPATVASVDQRSTFLKAEKHVWKADSPEYQNLYQQLHYYPLQPYLDQKRLMDKIRLSDAAEIEEFLTEYRGTPLDWPLRKKWLNYLAKRERKALFLKFFKPNNDAKLSCTQLSYQLAGGMPEKVVLPQVKQWWLVGKSQDKACDPIFKQWKKAGYLTPDLVWQRLSLAADGGKHTLIPYLTGLLPKEEQYLGKLFHRVRRDPSYISKLSRFKTLNEKETQIMAYGLKRLIWRDPERALQTYQLAQQKFTFTEQQQDYLTKRFALALATKHHAQADTWLSKVKPDKLDSNLVQWKLATALKQQNWPDIQKTLLALPDRLQEKPQWQYWYARSMAEVGRDQAARELMLDLAKKRHYYGFMAAKWLSQNINLQHNPLLVDAKVIDNIIQNPAAKRAFELFHLERYSQARKEWNYWLATLSKSEKLAAASFAFEQGWFDRPIFTLASQGYLDDVELRFPMAYKDDIASYADKHSIDPSWAFAIARRESSFMRDAHSSAGARGLMQIMPATAKQLEKKAVSNRYLANAKNNIKLGTKYLKRLLDRYEGNLVLATASYNAGPYRVKQWLEKGETLPADIWIETIPFKETREYVKSVLAYKQIYQHKLNSEGESPFTTVLGMKIGTTSLSQ, encoded by the coding sequence ATGTTACCCAATAAGCGTCTTATTTCATTCTGTTTTGTTGCAGGAACAGCAATCTCAGGCTTGCTTGGTTCGCCAGCTACAGTGGCTTCTGTTGACCAGCGGTCGACCTTTTTAAAAGCTGAAAAACATGTGTGGAAAGCAGATTCCCCTGAATATCAAAACTTATATCAGCAATTACATTATTATCCGCTTCAGCCATATCTCGATCAAAAGCGCTTGATGGACAAAATTCGCCTGAGCGACGCGGCTGAAATTGAAGAGTTTTTAACAGAGTATCGGGGCACACCGCTAGATTGGCCATTGCGTAAAAAATGGCTGAACTATTTGGCTAAGCGAGAGCGCAAGGCGCTTTTTCTTAAGTTTTTTAAACCGAATAACGACGCTAAGTTAAGCTGTACACAGTTAAGCTATCAGTTGGCAGGGGGCATGCCGGAAAAGGTGGTGCTGCCTCAAGTAAAACAATGGTGGCTAGTAGGTAAGTCGCAAGATAAGGCCTGTGATCCAATTTTTAAACAGTGGAAGAAAGCTGGCTACCTTACGCCAGATCTAGTTTGGCAACGATTGAGCCTTGCAGCAGATGGTGGCAAGCATACTTTAATTCCTTATTTAACAGGGCTGTTGCCAAAGGAAGAGCAGTACTTAGGTAAGTTATTTCATCGGGTAAGGCGTGATCCTAGCTATATCAGCAAGCTATCGCGTTTTAAAACGCTCAATGAAAAAGAAACGCAAATTATGGCCTATGGCCTTAAACGGTTAATTTGGCGTGATCCGGAGCGCGCCTTGCAAACATACCAGTTAGCACAGCAAAAGTTTACTTTTACCGAACAGCAACAAGACTATCTCACTAAGCGCTTTGCACTTGCTTTGGCAACTAAACACCATGCGCAGGCGGATACTTGGCTTAGCAAAGTCAAACCAGACAAGCTCGATAGCAACTTAGTGCAATGGAAGTTAGCAACCGCACTAAAACAGCAAAACTGGCCGGATATTCAAAAAACCTTATTGGCATTACCAGATCGCCTACAAGAAAAACCACAGTGGCAATATTGGTATGCGCGCAGTATGGCCGAAGTCGGGCGTGACCAAGCGGCACGGGAGTTGATGTTAGATTTGGCGAAAAAGCGTCACTACTACGGTTTTATGGCTGCTAAATGGTTAAGTCAAAACATTAACTTACAACATAATCCACTGCTGGTTGATGCCAAAGTGATCGATAACATTATTCAAAACCCGGCGGCTAAACGCGCTTTTGAATTGTTTCACCTTGAACGCTATAGCCAAGCCAGAAAAGAGTGGAATTACTGGCTAGCCACCTTATCAAAAAGTGAAAAACTTGCGGCGGCTTCGTTTGCTTTTGAGCAAGGGTGGTTCGATCGACCGATTTTTACCTTGGCCTCACAAGGTTATTTAGACGATGTCGAGCTGCGTTTCCCAATGGCCTACAAAGACGATATAGCCAGCTATGCTGACAAGCATAGTATTGACCCAAGTTGGGCATTTGCCATTGCACGCCGTGAAAGCTCGTTTATGCGTGACGCCCATTCTTCTGCGGGTGCGCGTGGGCTGATGCAAATTATGCCAGCAACGGCAAAACAGCTAGAGAAAAAAGCGGTTTCTAACCGTTATCTCGCCAATGCCAAAAATAATATCAAACTAGGGACTAAGTATCTAAAACGCTTACTCGACAGGTATGAGGGTAATTTAGTATTGGCGACTGCGTCATACAATGCTGGCCCTTATCGCGTAAAGCAATGGTTAGAAAAGGGCGAAACACTACCTGCTGATATTTGGATAGAGACTATTCCTTTTAAAGAAACACGTGAATACGTAAAAAGTGTGCTCGCTTATAAACAAATTTATCAGCATAAGCTCAATAGTGAAGGGGAATCGCCATTTACGACTGTGCTTGGTATGAAGATAGGCACTACGTCATTGAGCCAATAA
- the tusA gene encoding sulfurtransferase TusA produces MSAQQTETDHFLDAIGLRCPEPVMMVRKHIRNMASGETLFIKADDASTTRDIPSFCRFMEHELVTQASNDGIYTYIIKKA; encoded by the coding sequence ATGAGCGCTCAACAAACAGAAACTGACCATTTCCTTGATGCCATTGGCTTACGTTGCCCAGAGCCGGTGATGATGGTGCGTAAACATATTCGTAATATGGCCAGCGGTGAAACGCTATTTATCAAAGCGGACGATGCTTCAACGACACGCGATATTCCAAGCTTTTGTCGCTTTATGGAGCATGAGTTAGTTACTCAAGCGAGTAACGATGGAATTTATACCTACATTATTAAAAAAGCTTAG
- the glyS gene encoding glycine--tRNA ligase subunit beta, translating into MTTETLLIELGTEELPPKALSTLASTFHQQIITQLEQADLAFESSKWFASPRRLAVQVKALAAKQADKVVEKRGPATNVAFDADGKPTKAAEGWARSNGITVEQAERLTTDKGEWLLHKASQSGKSVAELIPAMVVTALGKLPIPKPMRWGSERIQFIRPVHTLTMMFGGELIAGEALGVASANQLQGHRFHYQENDGLITLDHANNYETVLESAFVIADYDKRKALIIEQVAKAATDINGDAIVDAGLLEEVTSINEWPVTLVGSFDEEFLSVPAEPLIYSMQDHQKYFPVKDKDGQLKNQFIFVANIDSKDPQQVIFGNEKVIRPRLADAEFFFKTDKKQSLESRLTSLESVLFQKQLGTLKDKSERIAALSGFIAEQVGENKADAHRAGLLSKTDLMSEMVLEFPQVQGTMGKYYAQHDGESDAIAQALEDQYRPRFAGDSLPEANIGCAVAIADKVDSLVGIFGIGQAPKGDKDPFALRRAAIGLIRIIIEKELNLDIASLIAHSQTLFGDKLTNDNVAVDVIEFVMGRFKAYFEEQGISVDVIQSVLVNKPTSPLDFQQRVSAVAHFKTLAESETLAAANKRVGNILAKFDGELLADVNTSLLSEAAEQQLASAFAKVAEQVAPAMANKDYQSVLTSLATIKEEIDNFFEHVMVMADDEAVKTNRLTLLNNIRNSFLAVADISVLQ; encoded by the coding sequence ATGACGACAGAAACATTGCTTATCGAATTAGGTACGGAAGAATTACCACCAAAAGCACTAAGCACACTGGCGAGCACTTTCCATCAGCAAATCATTACGCAACTAGAGCAAGCAGACTTAGCGTTTGAAAGCAGTAAGTGGTTTGCATCGCCTCGTCGTTTAGCGGTTCAAGTGAAAGCGCTTGCTGCAAAACAAGCTGACAAAGTAGTTGAAAAGCGTGGTCCTGCAACTAACGTTGCATTTGATGCTGACGGTAAGCCAACGAAAGCTGCTGAAGGCTGGGCACGCTCAAACGGTATCACTGTAGAACAAGCCGAGCGTTTAACCACAGACAAAGGTGAGTGGTTACTGCACAAGGCAAGCCAATCGGGTAAATCCGTTGCTGAGTTAATTCCTGCGATGGTGGTCACTGCATTAGGTAAATTACCTATCCCTAAACCAATGCGTTGGGGTAGCGAGCGCATCCAGTTTATTCGTCCAGTGCACACGTTAACTATGATGTTTGGTGGTGAGCTAATTGCAGGCGAAGCACTCGGTGTGGCATCGGCAAACCAATTGCAAGGTCACCGTTTCCACTACCAAGAAAACGACGGTCTTATTACCTTAGATCACGCTAACAACTATGAAACTGTGCTTGAATCTGCGTTTGTTATTGCTGATTACGACAAGCGTAAGGCACTTATCATTGAGCAAGTAGCAAAAGCGGCTACAGATATTAATGGTGATGCAATTGTTGATGCAGGTTTACTTGAAGAAGTAACAAGCATTAATGAATGGCCAGTAACGTTAGTGGGTAGCTTTGACGAGGAATTCTTGTCAGTGCCGGCAGAGCCATTAATTTACTCGATGCAAGATCACCAGAAATACTTCCCAGTGAAAGATAAAGATGGTCAATTAAAAAACCAGTTTATCTTTGTCGCTAATATCGACAGTAAAGACCCACAGCAAGTCATCTTCGGTAACGAAAAAGTGATTCGTCCACGTTTAGCGGATGCGGAGTTCTTCTTTAAAACTGATAAAAAGCAAAGTTTAGAGTCACGCTTAACGAGCCTTGAATCTGTATTGTTCCAAAAACAGTTAGGCACGTTAAAAGATAAGTCTGAGCGCATTGCAGCATTAAGTGGCTTTATTGCCGAACAAGTTGGTGAAAACAAAGCGGATGCACACCGAGCTGGTTTACTGAGTAAAACCGACTTGATGAGTGAGATGGTGTTAGAGTTCCCACAAGTTCAAGGGACTATGGGTAAATACTATGCTCAGCACGATGGTGAGTCAGACGCGATTGCGCAAGCATTAGAAGATCAATACCGTCCACGCTTTGCGGGCGACAGCTTACCAGAAGCTAACATTGGTTGTGCTGTGGCGATTGCCGATAAGGTAGATTCATTGGTTGGTATCTTCGGTATTGGCCAAGCGCCAAAAGGTGATAAAGATCCATTTGCACTTCGCCGCGCTGCCATTGGTTTAATTCGTATTATTATTGAAAAAGAATTAAACCTAGATATCGCTTCATTGATTGCCCATAGCCAAACATTGTTTGGTGACAAGCTGACTAATGACAATGTTGCCGTTGATGTCATTGAATTTGTCATGGGGCGCTTTAAAGCTTATTTCGAAGAGCAAGGCATTAGCGTTGATGTTATTCAATCAGTGCTAGTAAACAAGCCAACATCGCCTTTAGATTTCCAACAACGTGTCAGTGCCGTAGCGCATTTTAAAACGTTAGCGGAATCTGAAACCTTAGCGGCAGCCAATAAACGTGTTGGTAATATCTTGGCTAAGTTTGATGGTGAGCTACTGGCTGACGTTAATACTTCGTTATTATCAGAAGCGGCAGAGCAACAATTAGCGAGCGCCTTTGCTAAAGTTGCTGAGCAAGTTGCTCCAGCAATGGCAAATAAAGATTACCAAAGTGTGCTAACTTCATTAGCGACCATTAAAGAAGAGATTGATAACTTCTTCGAGCATGTGATGGTGATGGCGGATGATGAAGCGGTGAAAACTAACCGTTTGACACTATTGAATAATATTCGTAACAGCTTCTTAGCGGTTGCTGATATTTCGGTATTGCAGTAA
- the glyQ gene encoding glycine--tRNA ligase subunit alpha — MSSFDIKTFQGLILQLQDYWSRQGCVIIQPLDLEVGAGTFHPMTFLRAIGPEPMSSAYVQPCRRPTDGRYGENPNRLQHYYQFQVMLKPNPKNIQELYLNSLKELGIDPLVHDIRFVEDNWESPTLGAWGLGWEVWLNGMEITQFTYFQQVGGLECAPVTGEITYGLERLAMYIQNVDSIYDLVWTDGPMGKVMYGDVFHQNEVEQSAYNFEHADVNDLFHQFDQCEKVSQDLIEKGLPLPAYEQVMKASHAFNLLDARHAISVTERQRYILRVRTLAKACAEAYYNAREALGFPLCTRAEESANSDKKAVEGKA; from the coding sequence ATGAGTAGCTTTGATATAAAAACCTTTCAGGGGCTAATCTTGCAATTGCAAGATTACTGGTCTCGCCAAGGCTGTGTAATCATTCAGCCGTTAGATTTAGAAGTAGGCGCGGGAACTTTCCACCCAATGACATTCTTACGCGCTATTGGCCCTGAGCCAATGAGCAGTGCTTACGTACAGCCGTGTCGTCGTCCAACTGATGGTCGTTATGGTGAAAACCCGAACCGTCTGCAACATTACTATCAATTCCAAGTGATGTTGAAGCCAAATCCAAAGAATATCCAAGAGTTATACTTAAACTCATTAAAAGAGTTAGGTATAGACCCACTCGTGCACGATATTCGTTTTGTTGAAGATAACTGGGAGTCGCCAACATTAGGTGCATGGGGCCTTGGTTGGGAAGTTTGGTTAAACGGTATGGAGATCACCCAGTTTACTTACTTCCAGCAAGTGGGTGGCTTAGAGTGTGCGCCAGTGACGGGTGAAATTACTTACGGCTTAGAGCGCCTAGCCATGTACATTCAAAACGTGGATAGTATTTACGACCTAGTGTGGACTGACGGTCCTATGGGTAAAGTAATGTACGGCGACGTATTCCATCAAAACGAAGTTGAGCAATCGGCTTATAACTTCGAGCACGCTGATGTGAATGATTTATTCCATCAATTTGATCAGTGTGAAAAAGTGTCACAAGACTTAATTGAAAAGGGCTTACCTTTACCAGCTTACGAGCAAGTCATGAAAGCATCGCACGCATTTAACTTACTCGATGCCCGTCATGCGATTTCTGTTACTGAACGTCAACGTTATATCTTACGTGTTAGAACCTTAGCGAAAGCGTGTGCGGAAGCTTATTACAATGCTCGTGAAGCATTAGGCTTCCCGCTGTGCACACGTGCAGAAGAAAGTGCCAATTCAGACAAGAAAGCAGTTGAGGGGAAAGCATAA
- a CDS encoding nuclear transport factor 2 family protein produces the protein MPKQKTNRRLYAITLMLAALVLPKWALAEEPQKETVKQDIPALLKAYGKTWAEQDVEAAVALHTEDTVFRIMVAGVKPAKGKAELRELLTAIFTSMPNYASTPKKVIIGDNYGVFEYDMHIEANLVPRVGPHVFKPSDKPYSIPAADIIIFENGLVKEKVTYLDIETVRANQKH, from the coding sequence GTGCCAAAACAAAAAACTAACCGTCGCTTATATGCCATCACCTTAATGCTAGCCGCACTTGTCTTACCTAAATGGGCGTTAGCGGAAGAGCCTCAAAAAGAAACAGTAAAGCAAGATATTCCAGCATTACTGAAAGCTTATGGTAAAACTTGGGCGGAGCAAGATGTTGAAGCTGCGGTAGCACTTCATACTGAAGATACAGTCTTTCGTATTATGGTTGCAGGTGTTAAGCCTGCAAAAGGTAAAGCGGAACTGCGCGAATTGTTAACGGCAATATTTACTTCAATGCCTAATTACGCTTCTACCCCTAAAAAAGTCATCATAGGCGATAACTATGGCGTATTTGAATATGACATGCATATTGAGGCTAATCTAGTGCCTCGAGTTGGCCCTCACGTATTTAAACCATCAGACAAGCCTTATTCTATCCCTGCCGCTGATATCATTATTTTCGAAAATGGTTTGGTTAAAGAGAAGGTGACTTACTTGGATATCGAGACGGTTCGAGCTAATCAAAAACACTAA
- a CDS encoding IS3 family transposase (programmed frameshift) has product MSAKRFPEEFKVQAVKQVTEKGHSVASVAERLDISTNSLYIWLKRYGSNSEHYQELSEQEKRIKALEKELKRTQQERDLLKGSRRVLCGRVKEKYTFIKSRLNQYPIKLMCQALQVHRSGFHAWLQKPESKRAKDDKRLTGLIKQSWLESGCVYGYRKIQSDMLDLGEVCSKNRVHRLMQLSGIQAQVGYKKRKGNYGTKPSVVADNQLKRQFDVVQPNQAWVTDITYIDTHEGFLYLAVVIDLFSRQVVGWSMQSMMHTDLVLSALLAAVWRRKPKQTVIIHSDQGSQFTGYDWQRFAAEHNLSLSMSRRGNCHDNAVAESFFQLLKRERIKRRKYKNREKAKEDIFDYIEMFYNSKRKHGYLNNQSPTDYDKTYFMCTSSDLI; this is encoded by the exons ATGAGCGCTAAAAGATTTCCCGAAGAATTTAAGGTTCAGGCCGTTAAGCAAGTGACTGAAAAAGGTCACTCCGTTGCAAGCGTTGCAGAACGGTTAGATATCTCGACAAATAGTCTTTATATCTGGTTAAAACGCTATGGCAGTAACAGCGAACACTACCAAGAATTATCCGAGCAAGAAAAGCGTATTAAAGCGCTTGAGAAAGAACTAAAGCGTACTCAACAAGAACGTGATCTATTAAAGG GAAGCCGCCGTGTACTTTGCGGGCGAGTCAAAGAAAAGTACACGTTCATAAAGTCTCGGCTCAACCAATACCCCATAAAGCTGATGTGCCAAGCGTTGCAAGTTCACCGCAGTGGCTTTCATGCTTGGTTGCAAAAGCCAGAATCCAAGCGAGCTAAGGATGACAAGCGCTTAACGGGTTTAATCAAACAGTCTTGGCTTGAAAGCGGCTGCGTTTACGGTTATCGCAAAATTCAAAGTGATATGTTGGATTTAGGTGAAGTTTGCTCAAAGAATAGAGTTCATCGATTAATGCAGTTATCAGGCATTCAAGCTCAAGTCGGCTATAAGAAGCGCAAAGGCAACTATGGCACTAAGCCTTCTGTGGTCGCAGATAACCAGTTAAAACGACAGTTTGATGTAGTACAGCCAAATCAAGCTTGGGTAACTGATATCACTTATATTGATACGCACGAAGGCTTTCTCTATTTAGCCGTAGTTATCGACTTGTTTTCTCGGCAAGTCGTTGGCTGGTCGATGCAATCGATGATGCATACTGATTTAGTCTTAAGTGCATTACTCGCTGCTGTATGGCGAAGAAAACCTAAGCAAACGGTTATTATACATTCCGATCAAGGCAGCCAATTTACAGGTTATGACTGGCAACGATTTGCTGCTGAGCATAATTTATCACTCAGTATGAGTCGTAGAGGTAACTGCCATGATAATGCTGTTGCTGAGAGCTTCTTTCAGTTGCTAAAACGTGAACGGATCAAGCGAAGAAAATACAAAAATAGAGAAAAAGCTAAGGAAGATATTTTCGATTACATCGAAATGTTTTATAACAGCAAACGTAAACATGGTTATCTAAATAATCAGTCTCCAACTGACTATGATAAAACCTATTTTATGTGTACTAGTTCAGACTTGATCTGA